The following proteins are co-located in the Mesorhizobium sp. M1E.F.Ca.ET.045.02.1.1 genome:
- the gcvH gene encoding glycine cleavage system protein GcvH — MANTYFTEDHEWLRVEGGVATVGITDYAQEQLGDLVFVELPEIGRKLAKGDTAVVVESVKAASDVYAPVDGEIIEANTSLSSDPSLVNSAATGDGWLWKMKLSNESQLASLMDEAAYKAHIG; from the coding sequence ATGGCAAACACCTATTTTACTGAAGACCATGAATGGTTGCGCGTCGAAGGCGGGGTCGCCACCGTCGGCATCACCGACTACGCGCAGGAGCAGCTCGGCGATCTCGTCTTCGTCGAACTGCCGGAAATCGGCCGCAAGCTCGCCAAGGGCGACACCGCCGTCGTCGTCGAATCCGTCAAGGCGGCTTCCGATGTCTACGCGCCGGTGGACGGCGAGATCATCGAAGCCAACACGTCGCTGTCGTCCGACCCTTCGCTGGTCAATTCGGCGGCGACCGGCGACGGCTGGCTCTGGAAGATGAAGCTTTCCAACGAAAGCCAGCTCGCCAGCCTCATGGATGAGGCCGCCTACAAAGCCCATATCGGCTGA
- a CDS encoding transporter substrate-binding domain-containing protein: protein MRAKIVAAIILAFSAWFALLPARADDSLKHVIDQKTLTVGVAINPPWILKKADGKFAGYDVDLTNALASDLGVELKLVEVPWNDLKTRLLKGDFDLIAAGYANTPERARDVVFSNPTGTADIRMVASVASVGRRPGKALTAPGYKIAVLSNSTDEAAAKEAFPKAEILSFANTTDVFAALIGGDAQAMVATSPTPQMAARLYDAKFKLVGGPLLRTPEAFALRPDDIRLVQYVDNWIGARTADGTIAGIRRYWFGGFKWMSRFDTNAKPDQAKPKQ from the coding sequence ATGCGAGCTAAGATAGTCGCCGCGATTATACTTGCCTTTTCTGCCTGGTTTGCTCTTTTGCCGGCACGCGCCGATGACAGCCTCAAACATGTCATCGATCAGAAGACGCTGACGGTCGGGGTGGCAATCAATCCGCCCTGGATCCTCAAAAAGGCCGACGGGAAATTCGCGGGCTACGATGTCGATCTGACCAATGCGCTCGCCTCGGATCTCGGCGTTGAATTGAAGCTGGTCGAAGTACCCTGGAACGACCTGAAGACGCGGCTGCTCAAGGGCGACTTCGACCTGATCGCGGCCGGTTATGCCAACACGCCGGAGCGCGCCCGCGACGTCGTGTTCTCCAACCCCACGGGCACCGCCGACATTCGCATGGTTGCCTCAGTAGCCAGCGTCGGCAGGCGGCCAGGCAAGGCGCTGACGGCGCCCGGCTACAAGATCGCCGTGCTCTCCAATTCGACCGACGAGGCGGCGGCCAAGGAGGCTTTCCCGAAGGCGGAGATCTTATCCTTCGCCAACACCACCGACGTCTTTGCGGCTCTCATCGGCGGTGACGCGCAGGCCATGGTGGCCACGTCGCCGACGCCGCAGATGGCGGCCAGGCTCTATGACGCGAAATTCAAGCTGGTGGGTGGCCCGCTGCTGCGCACGCCGGAAGCCTTCGCCTTGCGCCCTGATGACATTCGCCTCGTCCAGTACGTCGACAACTGGATCGGCGCGCGCACCGCCGACGGCACCATCGCCGGCATCCGCCGCTACTGGTTCGGCGGCTTCAAATGGATGTCGCGCTTCGACACCAACGCCAAGCCGGACCAGGCCAAGCCGAAGCAGTAG
- a CDS encoding DUF3011 domain-containing protein, which yields MSARMAVTGSMMFLACFLGNPAKLSLLPEGAQAAGPRRVVCSSADYRYSYCGVDTRGGVQLTNRLSKSRCQYGTSWGYDGGGVWVDKGCSAEFLVAGSGRRPSPGDAAAAIIVGGIVGAILDNNNQHGHHSDNYYPRPQPRRDDRWIDPTPQFDREGNPNFDTHGNYQGCHGVGCMVDNPDDTQDE from the coding sequence ATGTCGGCGCGGATGGCAGTTACCGGCTCGATGATGTTCCTGGCTTGCTTCCTGGGCAATCCGGCAAAGCTGTCGCTTCTGCCCGAGGGAGCGCAGGCGGCAGGCCCCAGACGCGTGGTCTGCTCCAGCGCGGACTATCGCTATTCCTATTGCGGGGTCGACACGCGCGGCGGCGTTCAACTGACCAACCGGCTGTCGAAGTCTCGTTGCCAGTACGGCACAAGCTGGGGCTATGACGGCGGCGGCGTCTGGGTGGACAAGGGCTGCTCGGCGGAATTCCTGGTCGCCGGCTCCGGCCGCAGGCCGTCTCCCGGCGATGCGGCGGCGGCCATCATTGTCGGGGGCATCGTCGGCGCGATCCTCGATAACAACAACCAGCACGGCCACCATTCAGACAATTACTATCCGAGGCCGCAGCCGCGCCGCGACGACCGATGGATCGACCCGACGCCGCAATTCGACAGGGAAGGCAATCCCAATTTCGATACCCACGGCAACTATCAGGGATGCCACGGAGTCGGCTGTATGGTGGATAATCCGGACGACACACAGGACGAATGA
- a CDS encoding GNAT family N-acetyltransferase, with protein sequence MAELKLMWVEETCRGVGHGRKLLDAFVSEAAARGARRVWVSTHDFQAPGLYEKAGFERMAESAGWPEGLSNIILCKTMVPR encoded by the coding sequence ATCGCCGAACTCAAACTGATGTGGGTCGAGGAAACCTGCCGAGGTGTCGGCCATGGCAGGAAGCTGCTCGATGCTTTTGTCTCCGAGGCGGCCGCCCGAGGCGCGCGGCGCGTGTGGGTCTCGACACACGACTTCCAGGCGCCGGGCCTTTACGAAAAGGCCGGCTTCGAGCGCATGGCCGAATCCGCCGGATGGCCCGAAGGCCTTTCCAACATCATCCTTTGCAAGACGATGGTCCCCCGATAG
- the gcvT gene encoding glycine cleavage system aminomethyltransferase GcvT, which yields MTGEDTKHLPLEDLHGAAGARFGAFAGWSMPLTYPPGVMKEHLHTREHAGLFDISHMKLFEVGGPGAAALLNRACPLDAGVLEISQSKYTFLLNEAAGINDDLIVTRLGDNRFMVVANAGNAAEDEKHLRALAADFDARLEPLDRVFLAIQGPDAWAALSRAGIETGSLLFMHGVEPRPNWFMSRSGYTGEDGFEIGLPEADARDLVAKLLQDERVQWIGLAARDSLRLEAGLCLHGQDLTPEIDPASAGLMWAIPKEVRASGGFIGADALRSILERGPSQKRVGLKPDGRQPVRAGAALVDADGKPAGHVASGGFGPSTGHPVAMGYVNTALAKSGTRLFADVRGTKIPVDVTSLPFTPHRYRKG from the coding sequence ATGACGGGCGAAGACACCAAACACCTACCCCTCGAGGATTTGCACGGCGCGGCCGGCGCGCGTTTTGGCGCATTTGCCGGCTGGTCGATGCCACTCACCTATCCACCCGGCGTGATGAAGGAGCACCTCCACACGCGCGAGCATGCCGGCCTATTCGACATCTCGCACATGAAGCTGTTCGAGGTCGGCGGTCCGGGAGCCGCGGCGCTTCTCAATCGCGCCTGCCCGCTCGATGCCGGCGTGCTGGAGATTTCCCAATCCAAATACACTTTCTTGCTTAATGAGGCCGCCGGCATCAACGACGACCTGATCGTCACAAGGCTCGGCGACAATCGCTTCATGGTGGTCGCCAATGCGGGCAACGCGGCGGAGGACGAAAAGCACCTGCGTGCGCTGGCCGCTGATTTCGACGCCAGGCTCGAGCCGCTCGACCGCGTCTTCCTGGCGATCCAGGGCCCGGATGCCTGGGCAGCCCTTTCGCGCGCCGGCATAGAGACCGGCTCGCTGCTGTTCATGCACGGCGTCGAGCCTCGGCCAAACTGGTTCATGAGCCGCTCAGGCTATACCGGCGAGGACGGTTTCGAGATCGGACTGCCGGAGGCGGACGCCCGAGATCTTGTCGCCAAGCTGCTGCAGGACGAGCGCGTGCAATGGATCGGCCTTGCCGCCCGCGACAGCCTGCGGCTGGAGGCGGGGCTGTGCCTGCACGGCCAGGACCTGACACCCGAGATCGATCCGGCAAGCGCCGGGCTGATGTGGGCCATCCCCAAGGAAGTCCGCGCCTCCGGTGGTTTCATCGGCGCCGACGCGTTGCGCTCGATCCTCGAGCGCGGGCCGTCGCAAAAACGCGTCGGCCTGAAGCCGGATGGCCGCCAGCCGGTGCGCGCCGGCGCGGCGCTGGTCGACGCCGACGGCAAGCCGGCCGGCCACGTCGCCTCGGGCGGCTTCGGCCCTTCGACAGGCCACCCGGTCGCCATGGGATACGTCAACACCGCGCTGGCCAAGTCCGGTACCAGACTGTTCGCCGATGTCCGCGGGACGAAAATCCCGGTCGACGTCACGTCCCTGCCCTTCACGCCACACCGCTACCGCAAAGGATGA
- a CDS encoding type II secretion system F family protein → MEDIISFLASLAPTSPLPVAVLLLVLGGGAMAWPLVVAKGDRNEVKRRLKVEVAEPVEQAEPAPRKNTSAVHEKAVRRAQEFYAKSDPENVARLRLKLIQAGYMEPRAVGMFFLIRFAALVGVAFSTFLINHWAASAESTMTSRWTFIILSGAAGYFLPGLVLTQKVREKMREYRNGFPDFMDLMIVCSDAGMSMEAGIERVSRELARTYPSLSQNLQLVSLELRAGRSLDDALKALADRLSLDEVRSFATLLQQSKELGTSLSGSLRVFSDEMRHKRMSLAEEKAHALPAKMSVPVTVCILPVVLMVAIIPIVVKLTSH, encoded by the coding sequence ATGGAAGACATCATTAGCTTCCTCGCCTCGCTCGCGCCGACCTCGCCGCTGCCGGTGGCGGTGCTGCTGCTGGTATTGGGCGGAGGCGCGATGGCCTGGCCGCTGGTCGTCGCCAAGGGCGATCGCAATGAGGTCAAGCGCCGCCTGAAGGTCGAGGTGGCTGAACCGGTCGAGCAGGCGGAGCCGGCGCCCAGGAAGAACACCAGCGCCGTGCACGAGAAGGCGGTGAGGCGGGCGCAGGAGTTCTACGCCAAGAGCGATCCGGAAAACGTCGCGCGGCTGCGCCTGAAGCTCATCCAGGCCGGTTACATGGAACCACGCGCCGTCGGCATGTTCTTCCTGATCCGTTTTGCCGCTCTGGTTGGCGTGGCATTTTCCACGTTCCTGATCAACCATTGGGCGGCCAGCGCCGAGTCGACCATGACCAGCCGCTGGACTTTCATCATCCTGTCGGGAGCGGCCGGCTATTTCCTGCCGGGCCTGGTGCTGACCCAGAAGGTGCGGGAAAAGATGCGCGAGTACCGCAACGGCTTTCCCGATTTCATGGACCTGATGATCGTCTGCTCCGATGCCGGCATGAGCATGGAGGCCGGAATCGAGCGCGTTTCGAGGGAACTCGCCAGGACCTATCCGTCGCTCAGCCAGAACCTGCAACTGGTGTCGCTGGAACTCCGGGCCGGCCGCAGCCTCGACGATGCGCTGAAGGCGCTCGCCGACCGCCTCAGCCTCGACGAGGTGCGCTCCTTCGCAACGCTGTTGCAGCAGTCGAAGGAGCTTGGCACCAGCCTGTCGGGCTCGCTGCGCGTCTTTTCCGACGAGATGCGCCACAAGCGCATGTCGCTTGCCGAGGAGAAGGCGCACGCCTTGCCGGCCAAGATGTCGGTGCCGGTGACGGTCTGCATCCTGCCGGTGGTGCTGATGGTCGCCATTATCCCGATCGTCGTGAAGCTGACTTCGCACTGA
- a CDS encoding type II secretion system F family protein, with amino-acid sequence MFEGFSPIYAVYAAAALTGIMIAEGCYLLYAGRSDKRTAINRRMKLAENKISQEQVLIQLRKERGVEGGRSLFSLDRFRALRTQSGMIMPLPKFLMITSGIAFALALVAVWYGLPLLFGLGLFLVLLPVLPVMAMRFLRKRRHKRFGLQLPEALELITRGLKAGHPVPVAIAMVAREMADPIGTEFGVVADEVTYGSDLVSALNNLFDRVGHEDLPLFVTAVSIQSSSGGNLREILDGLSSTIRERGKLRRKVRAISTEGRMSAYILTAVPVLLFTAIMALMPQFYREVWGIPKTWYMLGGSILWLLLGNAIMFKMSNFRF; translated from the coding sequence GTGTTCGAAGGGTTCAGCCCGATCTACGCCGTCTACGCCGCGGCAGCGCTCACCGGCATCATGATCGCCGAAGGCTGCTACCTCCTCTATGCCGGCCGCAGCGACAAGCGCACGGCGATCAACCGCCGCATGAAGCTGGCGGAGAACAAGATCAGCCAGGAGCAGGTGCTGATCCAACTGCGCAAGGAGCGCGGCGTCGAAGGCGGCAGGTCCCTGTTCTCGCTCGATCGTTTTCGCGCCTTGCGGACGCAATCCGGCATGATCATGCCGCTGCCCAAATTCCTCATGATCACGTCGGGGATAGCGTTCGCGCTGGCGCTTGTCGCAGTCTGGTACGGCCTGCCTTTGCTGTTCGGCCTGGGCTTGTTCCTGGTGCTGTTGCCGGTCTTGCCGGTGATGGCGATGCGTTTTCTGCGCAAGCGCCGGCATAAGCGCTTCGGTTTGCAACTGCCGGAAGCGCTGGAGCTGATCACGCGCGGCCTCAAGGCCGGCCACCCGGTGCCGGTGGCGATTGCGATGGTGGCGCGTGAGATGGCCGATCCGATCGGCACCGAGTTCGGCGTCGTCGCCGACGAGGTGACTTACGGCTCCGACCTGGTTTCGGCGCTCAACAACCTGTTCGACCGGGTCGGCCATGAGGACCTGCCGCTGTTCGTCACCGCCGTGTCGATCCAGAGCAGTTCGGGCGGCAATCTGCGCGAGATTCTGGACGGGCTGTCGTCGACCATCCGCGAGCGCGGCAAGCTGCGACGCAAGGTGCGCGCCATTTCGACCGAAGGCCGCATGTCGGCCTATATCCTGACCGCCGTGCCGGTGCTTTTGTTCACCGCCATCATGGCGCTCATGCCGCAGTTCTACCGGGAAGTATGGGGGATACCGAAAACCTGGTACATGCTTGGCGGCTCCATCCTATGGCTGCTGCTCGGCAACGCCATCATGTTCAAGATGTCGAATTTCAGGTTCTGA
- the gcvP gene encoding aminomethyl-transferring glycine dehydrogenase codes for MTAAPIPFLARHIGPGLNDVRAMLAVIGVPSVETLISQAVPKSIRLDRPLALPAPASEAEALAELSAIMGKNTVLKCFIGAGYHDVFVPPVIQRNMFENPAWYTAYTPYQAEISQGRLEMLFNFQTLVTELTGLPVASASLLDEATAVAEAVGIALRHHRDKRTKVALAGTPHPQTLDVVRTRAEPLGTEVDGETIDDNTAALLVSWPDTFGVYGDHKAAIEKARAAGALVVFIADPLALTLTEAPAKLGADIAVGSMQRFGVPMGFGGPHAAYCAVTDKLTRLMPGRLVGQSTDTMGRPGYRLALQTREQHIRRDKATSNICTAQALLANMATAYAIWHGPTGLQAIAGRVHTLADRLATGLKAAGISVLGTRRFDTVTAEVKGKAGSIAAAAEKTGRLLRVIDADKISIAFDETSTDTDLEAIAALFGARPGAVEGGSMPGKPRGKEFLTQPVFHENRSETEMMRFLRRLADKDLALDRAMIPLGSCTMKLNAAAEMMPVSWPSVANLHPFAPSGHSVGYRAMIGDLEAWLSEITGFDAVTLQPNAGSQGEYAGLLAIRAYHRSRGEGHRTVCLIPSSAHGTNPASAAMAGMSVVVVRCTEDGNIDVEDLKAKAAEHSKDLAALMFTYPSTHGVYEEGARDLCAIVHEHGGQVYFDGANLNALVGLARPGDIGADVCHMNLHKTFCIPHGGGGPGVGPIGVKAHLKPYLPGHVTEGTTHAVAAAPFGSASILPITWMYIRMMGASGLKQATETAIVSANYIATRLALHFPLLYKGRHDRIAHECILDTRVLKESAGISVDDIAKRLIDYGFHAPTMSFPVAGTLMVEPTESEPKRELDRFCEAMVAIAGEAAKVAKGEWPLADNPLVNAPHTAAEALAGEWKHPYSRLEAAYPAGDADLAAKYWPPVSRIDNVAGDRNLVCSCPPLTEYLGAAE; via the coding sequence ATGACCGCAGCACCTATTCCCTTCTTGGCCCGCCATATCGGTCCCGGCCTCAACGATGTCAGAGCCATGCTCGCCGTCATCGGCGTTCCGTCCGTCGAGACACTGATCAGCCAGGCCGTGCCGAAGTCGATCCGTCTGGACCGGCCGCTCGCCCTGCCTGCTCCGGCCAGCGAAGCCGAAGCGCTGGCGGAATTATCGGCGATCATGGGGAAGAATACGGTGCTGAAGTGCTTCATCGGCGCCGGCTACCATGATGTTTTTGTACCGCCGGTCATCCAGCGGAACATGTTCGAGAACCCGGCCTGGTACACGGCCTACACGCCCTACCAAGCCGAGATCAGCCAGGGCCGTCTGGAAATGCTGTTCAATTTCCAGACCCTGGTCACCGAATTGACCGGCCTGCCGGTGGCCTCGGCCTCGTTGCTCGATGAAGCCACCGCCGTTGCCGAAGCGGTCGGCATCGCGCTGCGCCATCACCGCGACAAGCGCACCAAGGTAGCACTCGCCGGCACGCCGCATCCACAGACGCTCGATGTCGTGCGCACTCGCGCCGAGCCGCTGGGCACCGAGGTCGACGGCGAGACGATCGACGACAACACCGCCGCACTCCTCGTCTCGTGGCCGGACACCTTTGGCGTCTATGGCGACCACAAGGCAGCGATCGAGAAGGCCCGCGCCGCCGGCGCGCTGGTCGTCTTCATCGCCGACCCGCTTGCGCTGACGCTGACGGAGGCGCCGGCGAAGCTCGGCGCCGACATCGCCGTCGGTTCGATGCAGCGCTTCGGCGTGCCGATGGGCTTTGGCGGCCCGCACGCCGCCTATTGCGCTGTCACCGACAAATTGACCCGTCTGATGCCCGGCCGCCTTGTCGGCCAGTCAACCGATACCATGGGTCGCCCGGGCTATCGCCTCGCGCTGCAGACGCGCGAGCAGCACATCCGCCGCGACAAGGCTACGTCCAACATCTGCACCGCGCAGGCGCTGCTCGCCAACATGGCGACGGCCTATGCGATCTGGCACGGTCCCACCGGCCTGCAGGCGATTGCCGGGCGCGTCCACACCCTCGCCGACCGCCTTGCCACCGGGCTCAAGGCCGCCGGCATTTCGGTGCTCGGCACACGCCGCTTCGACACGGTGACGGCCGAGGTGAAGGGCAAGGCAGGCTCGATCGCCGCCGCCGCCGAGAAGACCGGCCGGCTTCTGCGCGTCATCGATGCCGACAAGATCAGCATCGCCTTCGACGAGACCTCCACCGACACCGATCTGGAGGCGATCGCGGCCCTGTTCGGCGCCAGGCCCGGCGCGGTGGAAGGTGGTTCCATGCCGGGCAAGCCGCGCGGCAAGGAGTTCCTCACGCAGCCGGTTTTCCATGAGAACCGCTCCGAGACCGAGATGATGCGCTTCCTGCGCCGGCTGGCCGACAAGGACCTCGCGCTCGATCGCGCCATGATCCCGCTCGGCTCCTGCACCATGAAGCTCAACGCCGCCGCCGAAATGATGCCGGTGAGCTGGCCGAGCGTCGCCAACCTGCATCCCTTCGCGCCGTCCGGCCATTCGGTCGGCTACCGCGCCATGATCGGCGACCTGGAAGCCTGGCTATCGGAGATCACCGGCTTCGATGCTGTGACCTTGCAGCCCAATGCCGGCAGCCAAGGCGAATATGCCGGCCTGCTCGCCATCCGCGCCTATCACCGTTCGCGCGGCGAGGGTCATCGCACGGTCTGCCTGATCCCGTCCTCAGCGCATGGCACCAATCCGGCGAGCGCGGCCATGGCCGGCATGAGCGTGGTGGTGGTGCGCTGCACCGAGGACGGCAACATCGACGTCGAGGACCTCAAGGCCAAGGCGGCCGAGCATTCGAAGGACCTCGCGGCGCTGATGTTCACCTACCCGTCGACGCACGGCGTCTATGAGGAAGGCGCGCGCGACCTCTGCGCCATCGTGCATGAGCACGGCGGCCAGGTCTATTTCGACGGCGCCAACCTCAACGCGCTGGTCGGCCTAGCCCGTCCAGGCGACATCGGCGCCGACGTCTGCCACATGAACCTGCACAAGACCTTCTGCATCCCGCATGGCGGCGGCGGGCCGGGTGTCGGTCCGATCGGCGTCAAGGCGCATCTGAAGCCTTATCTGCCGGGCCACGTTACCGAGGGCACGACCCATGCCGTGGCGGCGGCGCCCTTCGGCAGCGCCTCGATCCTGCCGATCACCTGGATGTACATCCGCATGATGGGCGCTTCGGGCCTGAAGCAGGCGACGGAGACGGCGATCGTCTCCGCCAACTACATCGCGACCCGGCTCGCGCTGCACTTCCCGCTCCTCTACAAGGGCAGGCACGACCGCATCGCCCATGAGTGCATCCTCGACACCCGCGTGCTCAAGGAGAGCGCCGGCATCAGCGTCGACGATATCGCCAAGCGCCTGATCGACTACGGCTTCCACGCGCCGACCATGTCGTTTCCGGTTGCGGGCACGCTGATGGTCGAGCCGACCGAGTCCGAGCCCAAGCGCGAGCTCGACCGCTTCTGCGAGGCGATGGTTGCGATCGCCGGCGAGGCGGCGAAGGTGGCGAAGGGCGAGTGGCCGCTGGCCGACAATCCGCTGGTCAATGCCCCGCACACCGCCGCCGAGGCACTCGCGGGCGAGTGGAAGCATCCCTATTCGCGGCTCGAGGCAGCCTATCCGGCGGGCGACGCCGATCTGGCGGCAAAATACTGGCCGCCGGTTTCGCGCATCGACAATGTCGCCGGCGACCGCAACCTGGTCTGCTCCTGCCCGCCGTTAACGGAATATCTCGGCGCCGCTGAGTAG
- a CDS encoding CpaF family protein gives MSSRFSNLQNRDVRPQRPPEPAPVAHHAVVIPTTRKPVAPKPDAAPGKSANKVLDARVRIHRMLLEEINLVALERLPKDEMRRQVHEFVSEKTREERMAINTAELDALVDDIVDEMVGLGPLEPLLKDPEINDILINGHQNCFVERRGKLQQVHIPFKDEAHLLRIINKIVAAVGRRVDESQPMVDARMLDGSRFNAAIRPVGVDGPLVSIRKFSKNKLGLHKLVEFGAITQNMAEVLAAAVHARKTTIISGGTGTGKTTMLNALSAFIPEDERLITIEDAAELQLQQPHVARMETRPANIEGHGELKQRDLVKNALRMRPDRVILGECRGEEAFDMLQAMNTGHEGSMATIHANTPRDAISRLEQMLGMTGMPMTVQSIRSQIASALDIIVQLTRLSDGKRKVTSVAEVTGMEGDVIQMQEIFRFVRTGMEADGKIVGHFEATGIRPRFLEDLRNMGIEFPGKYFEPGRPQE, from the coding sequence ATGAGCAGCCGCTTCTCCAACCTGCAGAACCGCGACGTCCGTCCGCAGCGGCCGCCCGAACCGGCGCCCGTCGCGCACCATGCCGTTGTCATTCCGACGACCCGCAAGCCGGTCGCGCCGAAGCCGGACGCCGCGCCTGGAAAGAGCGCCAACAAGGTGCTCGACGCAAGGGTGCGCATCCACCGCATGCTGCTCGAGGAGATCAACCTCGTCGCGCTGGAGCGTTTGCCGAAGGATGAGATGCGCCGCCAGGTGCATGAATTCGTCTCCGAAAAGACGCGCGAGGAGCGGATGGCGATCAACACCGCCGAGCTCGACGCGCTGGTCGACGATATCGTCGACGAGATGGTCGGCCTCGGCCCATTGGAGCCGCTGCTCAAGGATCCGGAGATCAACGACATCCTGATCAACGGCCATCAGAACTGCTTCGTCGAAAGGCGCGGCAAGCTGCAGCAGGTTCACATCCCGTTCAAGGACGAGGCGCATCTGCTTCGGATCATTAACAAAATCGTTGCCGCCGTCGGCCGCCGCGTCGATGAATCGCAGCCGATGGTCGACGCCCGCATGCTCGACGGTTCGCGCTTCAACGCCGCCATTCGGCCGGTCGGCGTCGACGGGCCGCTGGTGTCGATCCGCAAATTCTCCAAGAACAAGCTCGGCCTGCACAAGCTGGTCGAATTCGGCGCCATCACCCAGAACATGGCCGAGGTGCTGGCGGCGGCCGTGCATGCCCGCAAGACCACCATCATCTCGGGCGGCACCGGCACCGGCAAGACGACGATGCTCAACGCCCTGTCGGCCTTCATCCCCGAGGACGAGCGCCTGATCACCATCGAGGATGCCGCCGAGCTGCAATTGCAGCAGCCGCATGTCGCGCGCATGGAAACGCGCCCGGCAAACATCGAAGGCCATGGCGAGCTGAAGCAGCGCGACCTGGTCAAAAACGCGCTGCGCATGCGTCCCGACCGCGTCATCCTCGGCGAATGCCGCGGCGAGGAGGCTTTCGACATGCTGCAGGCGATGAACACCGGCCACGAAGGCTCGATGGCGACCATCCATGCCAACACGCCGCGCGACGCCATCTCGCGCCTCGAACAGATGCTCGGCATGACCGGCATGCCGATGACCGTGCAGTCGATCCGCAGTCAAATCGCCAGCGCGCTCGACATCATCGTGCAACTGACGCGCCTGTCCGACGGCAAGCGCAAGGTGACCAGCGTCGCCGAGGTGACGGGCATGGAAGGCGACGTCATCCAGATGCAGGAGATATTCCGCTTCGTGCGCACCGGCATGGAGGCGGACGGCAAGATCGTCGGCCATTTCGAGGCGACGGGTATCCGCCCGCGCTTCCTCGAAGACCTGCGCAACATGGGCATCGAATTTCCGGGCAAATATTTCGAACCCGGCCGGCCGCAGGAGTAG
- a CDS encoding GGDEF domain-containing protein, producing the protein MLDFSSLLLAAALSGTCLSITMFAIWFTTPRGRFILTVACGILVLVAHVVLFWRYTKDASPWLCQVVLALLTFGFLVICLSAMQYLGFRDYRRAIVPTFAAMAACAAITYLGFDGIGFLITYSAVTALLGAIGTMFWMKGDHDRRILLVVSFLSGACGVSFALCGLVLLVQGQWVLGAAPDNWAEQLNSVVAVACMTGLGALTLSLHHLQAQIELKAETMTDPLTGLMNRRALNELYGDRSFGPFMAVAMFDLDHFKTTNDVFGHPVGDQVLCRFAAVIKKYGRTGVDAFRLGGEEFALVISRMTPEKAHDMASRIGVAFGTEIVPTHRGPLRSSVSGGMGFGGADGRTLDEVLAEADAALYAAKRAGRNRVVVQEETGQPDTGPALKTA; encoded by the coding sequence ATGTTGGATTTCAGTTCGCTCCTGCTCGCGGCGGCGCTGTCGGGCACATGCCTCAGCATCACCATGTTTGCGATCTGGTTCACCACGCCGCGGGGGCGCTTCATCCTGACGGTCGCCTGCGGCATACTCGTGCTCGTTGCCCATGTCGTCCTGTTCTGGCGCTATACCAAGGACGCCAGCCCCTGGCTCTGCCAGGTCGTGCTTGCGCTGCTGACGTTCGGCTTTCTCGTTATCTGCCTCTCGGCCATGCAATATCTCGGTTTCCGGGACTACCGCCGCGCCATCGTGCCGACGTTTGCGGCCATGGCCGCCTGCGCCGCCATCACCTATCTCGGTTTCGACGGCATCGGCTTCCTCATCACCTATTCGGCGGTGACGGCGCTGCTCGGCGCGATCGGAACGATGTTCTGGATGAAGGGGGATCACGACCGCCGGATCCTGCTCGTCGTTTCATTCCTGAGCGGCGCCTGTGGCGTGTCCTTCGCGCTGTGCGGCCTGGTGCTGCTCGTCCAGGGGCAATGGGTTCTCGGCGCCGCGCCCGACAACTGGGCGGAGCAGTTGAACTCCGTCGTCGCGGTTGCCTGCATGACCGGCCTCGGGGCGCTCACGCTTTCGCTGCACCATCTGCAGGCGCAGATCGAGCTGAAGGCCGAGACGATGACCGATCCGCTGACCGGCCTGATGAACCGCCGAGCGCTCAACGAGCTTTACGGCGATCGCAGCTTCGGTCCGTTCATGGCGGTCGCCATGTTCGATCTCGACCATTTCAAGACGACCAACGACGTCTTTGGCCATCCTGTCGGCGATCAGGTCCTTTGCCGCTTCGCGGCCGTGATCAAGAAATACGGCAGGACCGGTGTCGACGCCTTCCGGCTGGGCGGCGAGGAATTCGCGCTCGTCATATCGCGCATGACACCGGAAAAGGCGCATGACATGGCAAGCAGGATCGGCGTCGCTTTCGGTACCGAGATCGTTCCGACCCATCGCGGCCCGCTGCGCAGCAGCGTCAGCGGCGGCATGGGATTTGGCGGCGCCGACGGCCGAACCCTGGACGAGGTGCTGGCTGAGGCCGATGCCGCGCTGTACGCTGCCAAGCGCGCCGGCAGGAATCGCGTCGTCGTTCAGGAAGAGACCGGCCAGCCCGATACCGGGCCAGCCCTGAAAACTGCCTGA